The Yoonia sp. SS1-5 genome contains a region encoding:
- a CDS encoding GNAT family protein, with translation MSDYENAFGQPIGAPLTQWRGCAPMPTTPIVGRYCDVVPLNPAHGDDLFATYQSDSTGTIWTYMPSGPFEQRRDFDDWMAANCASTDPLFFVIIDKANGKAAGITSFLRIVPAHGVVEVGYISFGPALKQTRAATEAMYLMMRRALGELGYRRYEWKCDALNAASRKAALRLGFTYEGTFRQATVYKNRNRDTAWFSVLDHEWPAREAAFEAWLEPENFDEMARQRRSLQMHGRADQAET, from the coding sequence ATGTCCGATTACGAGAATGCGTTTGGGCAGCCGATCGGCGCGCCACTGACACAATGGCGCGGATGCGCGCCCATGCCCACCACGCCAATAGTGGGGCGGTATTGCGATGTTGTCCCGCTTAATCCGGCGCATGGCGACGATCTGTTTGCGACCTATCAATCAGACAGCACCGGCACCATCTGGACCTATATGCCCAGCGGGCCATTCGAACAACGCCGCGATTTTGACGACTGGATGGCTGCCAATTGTGCAAGCACGGACCCGCTGTTTTTTGTAATTATCGACAAGGCAAATGGAAAAGCGGCAGGGATCACCAGTTTTCTGCGGATCGTGCCGGCCCATGGCGTGGTGGAGGTGGGATATATCAGCTTCGGCCCTGCCCTCAAACAAACCCGGGCGGCGACAGAGGCCATGTATCTGATGATGCGGCGTGCTTTGGGTGAACTGGGGTATCGGCGCTACGAATGGAAATGTGATGCACTGAACGCCGCATCGCGCAAGGCCGCCCTGCGATTGGGATTTACATATGAGGGGACGTTTCGCCAGGCAACGGTGTACAAAAACCGGAACCGCGATACGGCCTGGTTCTCGGTCCTGGATCACGAATGGCCCGCGCGCGAGGCTGCGTTTGAGGCATGGCTTGAGCCGGAAAACTTTGATGAAATGGCCAGGCAGCGCAGGTCGCTGCAGATGCATGGCAGAGCTGATCAGGCAGAAACCTGA
- a CDS encoding FAD-binding oxidoreductase — MIDFLIIGGGIAGISAAARLSKLGQTTLLEAEDSLAFHASGRSAAMFEESYGNRATIALNKMSRAHHEAAQVLSPRGLLLVGGPEDADRFATDQRQMKLARITVDEAVEMVPILRRDRIDRAAYHADAWDIDTDKLIQGFAKEARQNGTQISTKSPVTSINRIPTGWEVNTSFGSYFAKNLVNAAGAWVDEVAVMANVAPLGFTPLRRSMARIPAPGGHDLRKWPMMFGPGESWYAKPDAGALIVSPADEDPVKPHDACALELPLAEGLMRYENNVTEKLVRLLATWAGLRTFAPDRALVLGPDPLDEHFIWCAGQGGYGMQTSPAASKLLADLVAGRPPALDVSTLAALTPGRLRSVAA, encoded by the coding sequence ATGATTGATTTTCTGATTATCGGGGGCGGCATTGCCGGGATATCTGCGGCGGCCCGCCTGTCCAAACTGGGGCAGACAACCCTGCTTGAGGCTGAAGACAGCCTTGCCTTCCATGCATCTGGCCGATCAGCGGCAATGTTCGAGGAAAGCTATGGCAACCGCGCAACCATCGCCCTGAACAAGATGAGCCGGGCACATCATGAAGCGGCACAGGTGCTTAGCCCGCGGGGCTTGTTATTGGTCGGCGGACCCGAAGATGCCGACCGCTTTGCCACAGACCAAAGGCAGATGAAACTGGCCCGGATAACTGTCGATGAGGCCGTGGAAATGGTGCCTATCCTGCGTAGGGACAGGATTGATCGTGCGGCCTATCATGCGGACGCATGGGATATCGACACAGACAAACTGATCCAGGGTTTCGCGAAAGAGGCGCGCCAGAACGGGACCCAGATCAGTACGAAATCCCCAGTGACGTCGATCAACCGGATCCCAACCGGCTGGGAGGTCAATACCAGCTTTGGCAGCTATTTCGCCAAAAACCTGGTGAATGCGGCTGGTGCCTGGGTCGATGAAGTGGCTGTGATGGCCAATGTGGCACCATTGGGGTTTACGCCCTTACGCCGGTCTATGGCGCGAATACCGGCGCCGGGTGGACATGACCTGCGCAAATGGCCGATGATGTTCGGGCCGGGCGAAAGCTGGTATGCAAAACCCGATGCCGGCGCGCTGATCGTATCGCCCGCCGATGAGGACCCGGTCAAGCCGCATGACGCCTGTGCGCTGGAACTGCCGCTGGCCGAAGGCTTGATGCGCTACGAGAATAATGTGACCGAAAAACTTGTCAGATTGCTCGCCACCTGGGCAGGCTTGCGTACTTTTGCGCCCGACCGGGCGCTTGTGTTGGGACCCGACCCGCTGGATGAACATTTTATCTGGTGCGCCGGGCAAGGCGGGTACGGCATGCAAACAAGCCCCGCGGCCAGCAAACTGCTGGCGGATCTGGTGGCAGGGCGTCCGCCGGCGCTTGACGTCAGCACCTTGGCGGCACTGACGCCCGGACGCCTGCGATCCGTGGCGGCCTGA
- a CDS encoding aldo/keto reductase, with product MTHLTTIDGEALSALTFGTMQFGGGADAAASQAMFDAARAAGINHFDTAVGYTGGASETLVGAMIKRDRHKIYLATKVGYKDGAGGANIMRQFDTCRKQLKEDVIDLLYMHRFDAQTPLEETFSTLAELQSNGLIRHIGVSNYAAWQVMKAQHVAQSLGTRIDVIQPMYSLVKRQAEVEVFPMATDQGIQIIPYSPLGGGLLTGKYTSGGVGRLTKDDRYRARYAQDWMHETAARLAALAADAGTDPATLAVAWVAAHKAGPSPIISARSVRQLAPSLAAADFDLSDDMYTRISGLGRAPAPATDRLEEA from the coding sequence ATGACCCATCTGACCACCATCGACGGCGAAGCGCTCTCCGCACTGACATTTGGCACAATGCAATTCGGCGGTGGTGCGGATGCAGCCGCAAGTCAGGCCATGTTTGATGCGGCACGCGCTGCAGGAATTAATCATTTCGACACTGCCGTGGGCTACACCGGGGGCGCGTCCGAAACTCTGGTTGGTGCAATGATCAAAAGGGATCGCCACAAAATCTATCTGGCCACAAAAGTCGGCTACAAGGATGGGGCTGGCGGCGCCAATATCATGCGGCAATTCGATACCTGCCGGAAACAGTTGAAGGAGGACGTGATCGACCTTCTCTACATGCACCGGTTTGATGCCCAGACCCCGCTGGAGGAAACGTTCAGCACGCTTGCTGAATTGCAGTCAAACGGCCTTATCCGGCATATCGGCGTTTCAAACTATGCGGCTTGGCAGGTGATGAAGGCGCAGCATGTCGCGCAATCATTGGGAACGCGGATCGACGTTATTCAACCGATGTACAGCCTCGTCAAACGACAGGCAGAGGTTGAGGTTTTTCCGATGGCCACAGATCAAGGCATCCAGATCATCCCCTATTCGCCTTTGGGGGGCGGGCTGTTGACCGGAAAATATACAAGCGGCGGGGTGGGTCGCCTGACGAAGGATGACAGGTATCGCGCCCGATATGCGCAAGACTGGATGCACGAAACGGCCGCCCGCTTGGCTGCGCTTGCAGCGGATGCAGGGACCGATCCGGCCACGCTGGCAGTGGCATGGGTTGCCGCGCATAAGGCCGGCCCGTCGCCGATCATTTCCGCGCGGAGCGTGCGCCAATTGGCCCCATCGCTGGCGGCGGCGGATTTCGACCTGTCCGACGACATGTACACGCGGATTTCAGGGCTCGGGCGGGCGCCAGCACCCGCTACCGACCGGCTGGAAGAAGCATGA
- the mgrA gene encoding L-glyceraldehyde 3-phosphate reductase produces the protein MPYQPADDRYDRMTYRRCGSSGLKLPAVSLGLWHNFGDDTAHQTKRAICQTAFDHGITHFDLANNYGPPPGSAEEAFGAILKQDFAGHRDEMIISSKAGYDMWPGPYGEWGSRKYLIASCDQSLKRMGLDYVDIFYSHRFDPDTPLEETMGALDHIVRSGRALYAGISSYNSERTQQAVAILKELGTPLLIHQPSYNMLNRWVERDGLKQTLQDLGVGSIAFTPLAQGMLTKKYLGGIPEGSRASQGKSLFPSMLSDEAITNIRKLNEIAERRGQTLAQMAIAWVLRGGGITTALIGASRPEQVVDCAGAVSNLDFTDDELTLIDQYADEEQINLWAASSEQTAGAAERKKK, from the coding sequence ATGCCATATCAACCCGCCGATGATCGCTATGACCGCATGACCTACCGTCGCTGCGGTTCGTCGGGCCTGAAGTTGCCCGCCGTGTCCCTTGGGCTGTGGCACAATTTCGGCGACGATACCGCACACCAGACCAAACGCGCGATTTGTCAGACAGCCTTTGATCATGGCATTACGCATTTCGATCTGGCCAATAATTACGGCCCGCCTCCCGGTTCCGCCGAAGAGGCGTTTGGCGCCATTTTGAAGCAGGATTTCGCGGGCCACCGCGATGAGATGATCATCAGCTCAAAGGCGGGCTATGATATGTGGCCAGGCCCTTATGGCGAATGGGGCAGCCGCAAATATCTGATCGCGTCTTGTGATCAGTCCCTCAAGCGGATGGGGTTGGATTACGTGGATATCTTCTATTCGCACAGGTTTGATCCCGATACCCCGCTGGAGGAGACCATGGGCGCGCTGGATCATATCGTGCGCTCGGGCCGCGCGCTTTATGCGGGGATTTCGTCTTACAATTCGGAACGTACCCAGCAGGCTGTTGCCATATTGAAAGAGCTTGGCACGCCGCTTTTGATCCATCAGCCGTCTTACAACATGCTGAACCGGTGGGTGGAGCGTGACGGGTTGAAACAGACCTTGCAGGATCTTGGTGTCGGGTCGATTGCGTTTACGCCGCTTGCGCAAGGCATGCTGACCAAGAAATATCTGGGCGGCATTCCCGAGGGCAGCCGTGCGAGCCAGGGTAAATCGCTGTTTCCGTCCATGCTGTCGGATGAGGCCATTACCAATATCCGCAAGCTAAACGAGATTGCCGAGCGCCGTGGACAGACCCTTGCGCAGATGGCAATTGCCTGGGTGTTGCGCGGTGGCGGCATTACCACGGCCCTGATCGGCGCGTCGCGTCCCGAGCAGGTCGTTGATTGTGCTGGCGCGGTATCCAATCTGGACTTTACCGATGACGAATTGACCTTGATTGATCAATACGCCGATGAAGAACAGATCAACCTGTGGGCCGCCTCGTCAGAGCAGACTGCGGGTGCCGCCGAGCGGAAGAAAAAGTGA
- a CDS encoding RNA polymerase sigma factor, which yields MDRDWRAQLASGDKLAMHALYLRHCDGHHAFARSRCQSPETAAGAVHDAMVALWHSAVRFKGQSTVETRLFSMTRNKVVDALRKRGRLSFVEEVPDSIDPAPNPEAAAIASQDRVRLSACIDALSPNHRIAAQLAFFEDMNYQEISEAEGGPADTTKTRIYHAKAALMRRLGG from the coding sequence GTGGATCGTGACTGGCGGGCGCAATTGGCCTCAGGCGACAAATTGGCGATGCATGCGCTCTACCTGCGCCATTGTGATGGTCATCACGCCTTCGCGCGCTCCCGCTGTCAGAGCCCTGAGACCGCCGCCGGCGCGGTCCACGACGCCATGGTGGCGCTTTGGCACAGCGCCGTGCGCTTCAAAGGGCAATCGACTGTCGAGACCCGGCTCTTTTCGATGACACGCAACAAGGTCGTCGACGCCCTGCGCAAACGCGGCAGGTTGTCCTTTGTGGAAGAAGTGCCCGACAGTATTGATCCAGCCCCGAACCCCGAGGCCGCCGCTATTGCCTCTCAGGACCGGGTGCGCCTCAGCGCATGTATTGACGCGCTAAGCCCCAACCACCGCATCGCTGCTCAACTGGCATTTTTCGAGGACATGAACTATCAGGAAATCTCGGAAGCGGAGGGCGGGCCCGCGGACACCACTAAGACGCGCATCTATCATGCGAAGGCAGCGCTAATGCGCCGCTTGGGCGGCTAG
- a CDS encoding nicotinate-nucleotide adenylyltransferase, which translates to MRGFPSARKGQVIGLLGGSFDPAHAGHVHITRSALKRFGLDHVWWLVSPANPLKTRGPAPLAERMVAARRLMQHPRVLVTDLEARLGTFYTAQTLSALQRRYPGVRFVWLMGADNLTQFHRWQDWRWIMDHVAVGVLARPGDRISARLSKTARIYRHARLPKQAAHSLGRRQAPAWSFVNLPMSDQSSSAIRARGEWQ; encoded by the coding sequence GTGCGCGGATTTCCGTCAGCAAGAAAAGGGCAGGTGATCGGATTGTTGGGTGGATCGTTTGATCCGGCACATGCAGGCCATGTGCATATCACCCGATCTGCCCTGAAGCGGTTTGGTCTGGACCACGTCTGGTGGTTGGTCAGCCCGGCGAACCCGCTCAAGACCCGCGGCCCCGCCCCGTTGGCAGAGCGTATGGTCGCCGCCCGCCGATTGATGCAGCATCCGCGCGTTCTGGTGACGGATCTGGAGGCCCGACTTGGCACCTTTTACACCGCACAAACGCTATCAGCGCTGCAACGCCGCTATCCGGGGGTCCGTTTTGTGTGGCTGATGGGGGCTGACAACCTGACACAGTTCCATCGCTGGCAGGACTGGCGTTGGATCATGGATCACGTCGCCGTTGGGGTGCTTGCCCGACCGGGGGACCGGATATCAGCCCGCTTGTCAAAGACAGCGCGCATCTACCGCCATGCCAGATTGCCAAAACAGGCAGCCCACAGTCTCGGCCGCAGGCAGGCACCAGCCTGGTCCTTTGTGAACCTGCCCATGTCGGACCAATCATCCAGCGCCATTCGCGCGCGCGGAGAGTGGCAGTGA
- the dacB gene encoding D-alanyl-D-alanine carboxypeptidase/D-alanyl-D-alanine-endopeptidase — translation MIVSRRFVLGGGLSAAATGAGAEAPLTSIRPRARLPFRGATAQIIAAAGLSGQVGCVLADLATGESLARVAADLPLPPASVAKAVTALYAMDALGAEHRFETRVFADGPIENGVLNGNLILSGGGDPNLVTDQLAELVDRLAEKGLREVRGDFLVWDDALANLDEIDPTQLDYLGYNPTITGLNLNFNRVYFEWKKAGDSYSTGLDARSEKHQPPVTTARMRIVDRESPVFTYRTQGNVDEWTVARRALGNGGSRWLPVRNPALYAGEVFATFARTAGIVLKPAKVHGAEPAGQVLARYRSVPLDQMMRGMLRYSTNITAEAAGLAATQMLSGQQRGLRTSALGMARWASDRAAIAPTFVDHSGLGDAARVTASDMVQLLTAEGIAPQLRPLLKRIDLLDGNRKVIRNHPGLVQAKTGTLNFVSSLAGYVRTASGRDLAFAFFGADLEARAAGKALGGEAPRGAAPWNRSAKALQQRLLQYWIKAS, via the coding sequence GTGATTGTCTCGCGACGCTTTGTGCTGGGGGGCGGCCTTTCGGCGGCTGCGACTGGAGCGGGCGCGGAGGCACCGCTAACCTCCATCAGGCCGCGCGCCCGGTTGCCGTTTCGGGGTGCTACCGCACAGATCATCGCTGCGGCGGGTCTGTCAGGGCAGGTGGGCTGCGTGCTTGCCGATCTGGCGACGGGGGAAAGCCTTGCGCGGGTGGCGGCGGACCTGCCCTTGCCACCGGCGAGTGTCGCAAAGGCCGTGACCGCGCTTTATGCGATGGACGCGCTTGGCGCAGAGCATCGGTTTGAGACGCGCGTTTTTGCCGATGGTCCAATCGAAAACGGGGTTTTGAACGGAAATCTGATCCTGTCGGGCGGCGGGGATCCGAACCTCGTCACCGATCAACTGGCAGAACTTGTGGATCGTCTGGCCGAAAAAGGCCTGCGCGAGGTTCGGGGCGATTTTCTGGTCTGGGATGATGCGCTGGCCAATCTGGATGAGATTGATCCGACCCAGTTGGACTATCTGGGATACAACCCGACAATCACGGGTCTGAACCTGAACTTCAATCGGGTCTATTTCGAATGGAAAAAGGCGGGTGACAGTTACAGTACCGGTCTGGATGCGCGCAGCGAAAAGCATCAGCCGCCAGTGACCACCGCGCGTATGCGCATCGTTGATCGCGAAAGCCCTGTTTTCACCTATCGCACGCAAGGCAATGTTGATGAATGGACGGTCGCCCGCCGGGCCTTGGGCAATGGCGGTTCGCGCTGGTTACCGGTGCGCAATCCCGCACTTTATGCCGGCGAGGTGTTTGCCACCTTTGCGCGCACGGCTGGCATTGTCCTGAAACCCGCAAAGGTGCATGGGGCCGAGCCCGCGGGCCAGGTTCTGGCCAGATATCGCAGCGTTCCGCTGGACCAGATGATGCGGGGTATGTTGCGCTATTCAACCAATATCACCGCAGAGGCCGCCGGTCTGGCTGCCACGCAGATGCTGTCTGGGCAGCAGCGCGGTCTGCGTACCTCGGCCCTGGGCATGGCGCGTTGGGCAAGCGACCGGGCCGCGATTGCCCCCACTTTCGTGGATCATTCCGGATTGGGTGACGCCGCCCGCGTGACCGCGTCGGATATGGTGCAGTTATTGACCGCCGAGGGGATTGCGCCGCAGTTGCGCCCGCTTCTGAAACGTATTGACCTGCTGGATGGCAATCGCAAGGTGATCCGCAATCACCCGGGTCTTGTTCAGGCAAAAACCGGTACGCTGAATTTTGTATCCAGCCTGGCGGGATATGTTCGCACGGCGTCGGGCCGGGATCTGGCTTTTGCGTTTTTCGGGGCGGATTTGGAGGCGCGCGCCGCTGGCAAGGCGCTGGGGGGTGAGGCACCGCGTGGTGCGGCACCCTGGAACCGGTCGGCGAAGGCCTTGCAGCAACGCCTGCTGCAATACTGGATCAAGGCCAGCTAG
- a CDS encoding tellurite resistance TerB family protein, which yields MLEDAPMTEQDALVAIMIAVSASDENIRTSELVKMSNVINNLPVFAGYEPERVPLISQKVFELLEPEDGLETLFGLIRKALPERLFETAYALSCDVAAADGMIMGPEARMLEEVRDELRIDRLHAAAIERGARARHMTL from the coding sequence ATGCTTGAAGACGCCCCAATGACGGAACAGGACGCGCTTGTCGCGATCATGATCGCCGTATCCGCATCTGACGAAAACATCCGCACCTCGGAACTTGTCAAGATGAGCAATGTCATCAACAACCTGCCGGTATTTGCAGGATACGAGCCCGAACGTGTGCCGCTGATCTCGCAAAAAGTGTTTGAGCTTCTGGAACCGGAAGACGGGCTTGAAACGCTGTTTGGACTGATCCGAAAGGCCCTGCCCGAGCGTTTGTTCGAAACGGCCTACGCGTTGTCATGTGATGTGGCTGCTGCCGACGGCATGATCATGGGTCCCGAAGCCCGGATGCTGGAAGAAGTCCGCGATGAGCTGCGCATTGACAGATTGCATGCGGCCGCCATTGAACGCGGGGCGCGCGCGCGGCACATGACACTGTGA
- a CDS encoding lysine--tRNA ligase, which produces MTNLRDAAMTSKAWPFEEARRVLKRYAKKDPEKGYVLFETGYGPSGLPHIGTFGEVGRTTMVRRAFEVISDIPTKLLCFSDDMDGMRKIPGNVPDPAALEPFMQKPLTAVPDPFGTHGSFGDHMNARLNNFLDTFGFEYEFASSTEYYQSGKMDAILLKAAEQYDAVMAIMLKSLREERRQTYSIFLPISPTTGQVLYVPMKEVTKDGQITFEDVDGTDVTLPITGGNCKLQWKPDFGARWAALGVDFEMYGKDHATNTPIYDGICRVLGGRAPEHFTYELFLDADGHKISKTSGNGLSIDEWLTYAATESLSYFMYQKPKTAKRMHFDVIPKAVDEYHQQLRAYADQDNKARLNNPVFHIHGHNVPASDMVVPFAMLLNLASVSGAEDKATLWGFIQRYAPEASAEKNPQMDQAAGFAVRYYNDFVQPTKVYRAPTDQERAAMTDLVARLKDWDGGLDAEALQSMVFAVGKAHDFDPLRGWFTALYEVLLGASQGPRFGGFIALYGVDETIALITQKLAD; this is translated from the coding sequence ATGACGAACCTGCGTGATGCGGCAATGACATCCAAGGCCTGGCCTTTTGAAGAGGCCCGTCGCGTGCTCAAACGCTATGCCAAAAAGGACCCCGAGAAGGGTTATGTGCTGTTCGAAACCGGCTATGGCCCGTCCGGCCTGCCGCATATCGGCACATTTGGCGAGGTTGGCCGCACCACAATGGTGCGCCGGGCGTTCGAGGTGATCTCGGACATCCCTACGAAATTGCTGTGCTTTTCGGATGATATGGACGGGATGCGCAAGATCCCCGGCAATGTGCCTGATCCTGCGGCGCTGGAACCTTTCATGCAAAAGCCCTTGACGGCTGTGCCCGATCCGTTTGGCACACATGGCAGTTTCGGCGACCATATGAATGCCCGTTTGAACAACTTTCTGGATACGTTCGGGTTTGAGTATGAATTCGCGTCGTCCACCGAATATTACCAATCGGGCAAAATGGATGCGATTCTGCTGAAGGCGGCTGAGCAGTATGATGCTGTCATGGCAATCATGCTGAAATCGCTGCGCGAAGAACGCCGCCAGACCTATTCGATTTTTTTGCCGATCAGTCCGACGACCGGGCAGGTCCTTTATGTCCCGATGAAAGAGGTGACCAAGGACGGTCAAATCACGTTTGAAGACGTGGATGGGACAGATGTGACCCTTCCGATCACCGGCGGCAATTGCAAGTTGCAGTGGAAACCGGATTTTGGCGCGCGTTGGGCCGCGCTGGGCGTCGATTTCGAGATGTACGGCAAGGATCACGCCACCAACACGCCGATTTACGATGGCATCTGCCGCGTCCTTGGGGGCCGCGCGCCCGAGCATTTCACCTATGAGCTGTTCCTGGACGCCGACGGTCACAAGATCTCGAAAACGTCCGGCAATGGGTTGTCGATTGACGAATGGCTGACCTATGCGGCGACAGAGTCGCTGTCATATTTCATGTATCAAAAGCCCAAGACTGCAAAACGCATGCATTTTGATGTCATCCCAAAAGCGGTTGATGAGTATCATCAGCAGTTGCGCGCCTATGCCGACCAGGACAACAAGGCCCGGCTGAACAATCCGGTTTTTCACATCCATGGGCATAATGTCCCGGCGTCGGACATGGTCGTGCCGTTTGCGATGCTGCTGAACCTTGCCTCCGTGTCAGGGGCCGAAGACAAGGCAACCCTTTGGGGCTTTATTCAGCGTTACGCGCCTGAGGCTTCCGCCGAGAAAAATCCGCAAATGGATCAGGCCGCCGGCTTTGCGGTGCGCTACTACAATGATTTCGTCCAGCCGACGAAAGTCTATCGCGCCCCGACCGATCAGGAGCGGGCGGCAATGACCGATCTGGTTGCCCGCCTCAAGGATTGGGATGGCGGTTTGGACGCCGAGGCCCTGCAATCCATGGTCTTTGCCGTAGGCAAGGCGCATGATTTTGATCCGTTGCGCGGATGGTTCACCGCACTTTACGAGGTGTTGCTGGGGGCTTCACAGGGCCCCCGGTTTGGTGGGTTCATCGCACTTTACGGCGTGGACGAGACCATTGCCCTGATCACGCAAAAGCTGGCTGATTAA
- a CDS encoding DUF4864 domain-containing protein: protein MARIFVLILGLFLTATSTTAQQSDSIESVIGNQLQAFNDRDLQEAWSYASPNIKRIFENPQNFGLMVERGYPMVWDNRQVEFLERREVNGAQMQKVMLRDPSGNLYVLLYQMIETGNGWQINGVQLLPGNGVGA, encoded by the coding sequence ATGGCACGTATTTTTGTACTGATTTTGGGTCTGTTCCTGACCGCAACCTCAACCACCGCACAGCAGAGTGACAGCATTGAAAGTGTGATCGGCAATCAGTTGCAGGCCTTCAATGATCGCGATCTGCAAGAGGCGTGGAGCTATGCAAGCCCCAATATCAAACGCATCTTCGAAAATCCGCAGAATTTTGGCCTGATGGTCGAACGCGGATATCCCATGGTCTGGGACAACCGGCAGGTCGAGTTTCTGGAGCGCCGCGAAGTGAACGGCGCGCAGATGCAAAAGGTCATGTTACGTGACCCTTCCGGCAACCTGTATGTGCTGCTGTATCAGATGATCGAAACCGGCAATGGCTGGCAGATCAATGGTGTGCAACTGTTGCCCGGCAATGGTGTGGGCGCATAG